From one Butyricimonas faecihominis genomic stretch:
- a CDS encoding DUF4143 domain-containing protein — protein sequence MQNVRSINLGSVYETVVAQELRAHGFNLYYYDNKNNGEVDYLIDDADQLTVLPLEIKSGKDYAIYSALNKLLKIKEYNIHQGFVLSNEQKVYQENGITYLPIYDIMFFEPGTKVVGEL from the coding sequence ATGCAGAATGTGCGGAGTATCAATTTAGGGTCCGTGTACGAGACTGTCGTAGCGCAAGAGTTACGTGCGCATGGTTTTAATCTCTATTACTATGATAACAAAAATAATGGTGAGGTGGATTATCTGATAGATGATGCCGATCAACTTACTGTTTTGCCGTTGGAAATAAAATCAGGAAAAGATTATGCTATTTATAGTGCGCTTAATAAACTTTTGAAAATAAAGGAATACAATATACATCAAGGTTTTGTATTATCCAATGAACAAAAGGTTTATCAGGAGAATGGTATTACTTATCTCCCTATTTATGATATTATGTTTTTTGAGCCGGGAACAAAAGTTGTGGGAGAGCTATGA
- a CDS encoding UpxY family transcription antiterminator produces MEKTNWYAVFTASRAEKRVKERLEQAGIENYLPVRKVEFERNGQVRRLEIPVITGCIFVRVSEMNLPSVLSIGGVIALLKEKQGPVVISDEQLDSLRILNENAGSLEVVSGKALVGSGVRVIQGELTGVQGELVEVAGGHRVAVHIPCLIGVCADVSLDCVKAL; encoded by the coding sequence ATGGAGAAGACGAATTGGTATGCAGTTTTCACTGCTTCTCGGGCGGAAAAACGTGTGAAGGAGCGTTTGGAACAAGCAGGAATCGAGAATTATTTACCTGTGCGAAAGGTCGAATTCGAGAGAAACGGGCAGGTGAGGAGATTGGAAATTCCTGTGATTACGGGGTGTATTTTTGTCCGTGTTTCTGAAATGAATTTACCTTCCGTGTTATCAATTGGGGGCGTGATTGCGTTGTTAAAAGAGAAACAGGGCCCGGTTGTGATTTCGGACGAACAGTTGGATAGTTTGCGGATTTTGAATGAAAATGCCGGATCGCTTGAAGTTGTGAGTGGAAAGGCTCTGGTTGGATCTGGTGTACGTGTGATTCAAGGCGAATTAACTGGAGTTCAGGGGGAGTTGGTCGAGGTGGCTGGTGGACATCGGGTTGCGGTTCATATTCCGTGTTTGATAGGCGTTTGTGCGGATGTTTCATTAGATTGTGTAAAGGCGTTGTAA
- a CDS encoding lipopolysaccharide biosynthesis protein, giving the protein MIRLRKTALNSGITLLFFILTVLVNFVARKMFLVYLGTEYLGLNTTLMSVIDFLFLMELGVTSSVAVALYKPLAENDQSRINELMWLMRYFFRYVALAILLIGLLLSPLIPSLTAKSEVGIMSSYIAYVVFLLVAVANFFFGYPRVLFRADQKNYILVIASNIITYVKICIQVVLVYYTSNYIYWLFVELVFGVFGHYYVLCQYKAHYNNLEQKSHLSFRKLLQSYDDVFYDAKRIAIQSFSSYVSKQSSNIIIATVINLSTVTYFGNYMMLFNNINMMIWTVMQNVWAGVGDLVVTSTREQVYRVYRELLALSFYVQIIIAFGLLVLAQDFIALWLGEEYVLAPTILYLLVACLTLGAFTNTNTCFLAAYRLFNDAWISIVEACLTVGLGILFAFKFGVFGVVGGMLAGIFLLFLWKPYYLYRKVFPFPLISYFLIVGKMFFFSIIIYLGVNQWIVSPLKDWLNVSNLGEWFVWALGSTSVYAVVLGIFLYIFDTGFSTFVKRFISIRRKV; this is encoded by the coding sequence ATGATTAGGTTACGTAAAACAGCATTAAATAGCGGAATAACATTGCTTTTTTTTATCTTAACCGTGCTGGTGAATTTTGTTGCACGTAAGATGTTTTTAGTTTATCTAGGTACAGAATACCTGGGATTGAATACGACATTAATGAGTGTGATTGATTTCCTCTTTTTAATGGAATTAGGAGTTACATCATCGGTTGCTGTAGCTTTATATAAGCCTCTTGCAGAGAATGATCAATCCCGTATAAATGAGTTAATGTGGCTTATGCGATATTTTTTTCGATATGTTGCATTAGCTATTTTGCTTATTGGTTTATTGTTGTCCCCTTTAATTCCTAGTTTGACTGCTAAGTCTGAAGTTGGAATTATGAGTTCGTATATTGCTTACGTTGTTTTTCTTCTTGTTGCAGTTGCAAATTTCTTTTTTGGTTATCCGAGAGTGTTGTTTCGTGCAGATCAAAAAAATTATATTCTTGTAATTGCCTCTAATATTATTACTTATGTAAAGATTTGTATACAGGTTGTTTTAGTTTATTATACGAGTAATTATATTTATTGGTTGTTTGTTGAGCTTGTATTTGGAGTTTTTGGACATTACTATGTGTTATGCCAATATAAAGCTCATTATAATAATTTAGAACAAAAATCACATTTGTCGTTTAGGAAATTGCTTCAAAGTTATGATGATGTATTTTATGATGCCAAGCGTATTGCTATTCAAAGTTTTTCAAGTTATGTATCTAAACAAAGTAGTAATATTATAATTGCTACAGTTATAAATCTATCTACGGTTACATATTTTGGTAATTATATGATGTTATTCAATAATATTAATATGATGATTTGGACTGTAATGCAGAATGTTTGGGCTGGAGTGGGGGATTTGGTTGTTACTTCAACTCGTGAACAAGTTTATCGAGTATACAGAGAATTGTTGGCATTGTCTTTTTATGTACAAATTATTATTGCATTTGGCTTGTTAGTTCTAGCTCAAGATTTTATTGCATTATGGCTGGGGGAGGAATATGTATTAGCTCCCACTATTTTGTATCTTCTTGTTGCTTGTCTTACATTGGGTGCATTTACAAATACAAACACTTGTTTTTTGGCCGCTTATCGTCTTTTTAATGATGCTTGGATATCTATTGTTGAAGCTTGCTTAACGGTTGGTTTAGGAATCTTGTTTGCATTCAAGTTTGGCGTTTTTGGTGTCGTTGGTGGTATGTTAGCTGGAATTTTTTTGCTTTTTCTATGGAAACCATATTATCTTTATCGGAAGGTATTTCCTTTCCCTCTCATATCGTACTTTCTTATTGTCGGTAAAATGTTTTTTTTCTCGATAATTATTTACTTAGGAGTTAATCAATGGATTGTGAGTCCTTTGAAGGATTGGTTAAATGTGAGTAATTTGGGAGAATGGTTTGTGTGGGCTTTGGGGTCTACCAGTGTTTATGCGGTTGTTTTAGGTATATTTTTATATATCTTTGACACAGGTTTCTCTACTTTTGTGAAACGTTTTATTTCAATTAGAAGAAAAGTATAA
- a CDS encoding glycosyltransferase family 2 protein: MKEVRVRFSVIIPLYNKEAYIEQTLGSVLAQTYPFFEVIIVDDGSSDASLQIVNGITDSRIRVISQVNSGVATARNRGVKEAKENYVAFMDADDFWAPNYLERIAFLISTCPDAGIFACRYVEMMNGNRKAVSIDLETTFEYGYISYFSLYAKTFISPVWTSATIVLRDIFLKNGGFNTSLKMGEDIDLWVRIALKEPIAYLNEELAYYNNDQIIENRLSKKLYAPEESYIFSLDTLKKGVSNDCLFLLDGLILRTLRPYYALGFYRKETDRILKSVNFQNHPLVYRVYYHLPRWMAKGIYLLLKKMRAVLS; the protein is encoded by the coding sequence ATGAAAGAGGTTCGTGTCCGATTTTCAGTTATTATCCCGCTGTATAACAAGGAGGCGTATATAGAGCAAACTTTAGGTTCTGTTTTAGCCCAAACATATCCTTTTTTTGAAGTTATAATTGTTGATGATGGTTCTTCGGATGCTAGTTTGCAGATCGTGAATGGAATAACAGATTCTCGAATACGAGTGATTTCTCAAGTTAATAGTGGCGTTGCTACCGCACGTAATAGGGGGGTAAAGGAGGCGAAGGAAAATTATGTGGCTTTTATGGATGCTGATGATTTTTGGGCTCCCAATTATTTGGAAAGGATCGCTTTTTTAATTTCTACTTGTCCTGATGCGGGAATATTTGCTTGTCGTTATGTTGAAATGATGAATGGCAATAGAAAAGCTGTTTCGATTGATTTGGAAACGACATTTGAGTATGGATATATTTCTTATTTTAGTTTGTATGCAAAAACTTTTATTTCTCCCGTGTGGACTTCTGCAACTATAGTTCTCCGTGATATATTTTTGAAAAATGGAGGTTTTAATACATCACTAAAAATGGGAGAAGATATTGATTTATGGGTTCGGATAGCGTTGAAAGAACCTATTGCTTATTTAAATGAAGAGCTTGCATATTATAATAATGATCAAATTATAGAGAATCGGCTTTCAAAGAAATTGTACGCACCCGAAGAAAGTTATATATTTTCTTTGGATACATTGAAAAAAGGCGTTTCAAATGATTGTCTTTTCTTATTAGATGGATTGATTTTGCGTACGTTACGTCCTTATTATGCTTTGGGATTTTACCGGAAAGAAACGGATAGAATTTTGAAAAGTGTGAATTTTCAGAATCATCCATTAGTTTATAGGGTATATTATCACTTGCCTCGGTGGATGGCTAAAGGAATATATTTGTTGTTGAAAAAAATGAGAGCGGTACTATCATGA
- a CDS encoding glycosyltransferase family 4 protein: MIIGIDFRFGYKSLRGMGTYVREIVKCLAKLDSCNKYILYIDNAEPCEEFKFPVNFTFCKLKGGYFSFEQWYLPRQAKKNGVDILWSPYNTFPLYIASTVKRCVTIHDLIFMGKLFPKSLHQLLGKYYRRYNLLLGLKRVDLLFTVSNYSAKAIQQRFGLSSLITYNHIDIKPIEPTIQRVREILGQWGIEPGSYFYTITGNAPSKNFPLIKEVLEILKEYRFVITGIKLEDWDDAPDNVSITGFVTEEEKAILLQNAKAFLFLSLEEGFGIPVLEAMVYDRKILASNCSAIPEVVGEGGYCINPSKDIIIDAIHHFDQPKWGTREGRMKQLQRFSSWTNSAKVFLSAINDLCI, encoded by the coding sequence ATGATTATTGGAATTGATTTTAGATTTGGATATAAGAGTTTGAGGGGAATGGGAACATACGTACGAGAAATCGTAAAATGTCTGGCAAAATTAGATTCCTGTAATAAATATATCTTATATATTGATAATGCAGAGCCTTGTGAGGAATTCAAATTTCCTGTTAATTTTACTTTTTGTAAGTTGAAAGGAGGTTATTTTAGTTTTGAACAATGGTATTTGCCTCGTCAGGCCAAAAAGAATGGAGTTGATATTTTGTGGTCTCCGTATAATACATTTCCTCTTTATATCGCTTCAACGGTGAAAAGATGTGTTACGATTCATGATTTGATTTTTATGGGAAAATTATTTCCGAAATCATTACATCAATTATTAGGGAAGTATTATCGCCGTTATAATTTATTATTGGGACTAAAAAGGGTCGATTTATTATTTACTGTTTCTAATTATTCAGCGAAAGCTATTCAACAGCGTTTCGGGCTAAGTTCTTTAATTACATATAATCATATTGATATAAAACCGATAGAGCCTACGATTCAACGTGTAAGAGAAATTTTGGGACAATGGGGAATAGAGCCCGGATCATATTTTTATACAATAACTGGAAATGCTCCAAGTAAGAATTTCCCGTTGATAAAGGAAGTTTTGGAGATATTGAAAGAATATCGATTTGTGATAACAGGAATAAAACTAGAAGATTGGGATGATGCTCCTGATAATGTTTCGATTACAGGTTTTGTTACAGAGGAGGAAAAAGCAATTTTATTACAGAATGCTAAGGCTTTTCTTTTTTTATCTTTGGAAGAAGGCTTTGGTATTCCGGTATTAGAAGCAATGGTGTATGACCGTAAAATTCTTGCCTCAAATTGTTCTGCGATACCGGAAGTTGTGGGAGAGGGGGGATATTGTATTAATCCTTCAAAAGATATTATTATTGATGCAATTCATCATTTTGATCAACCTAAATGGGGTACACGTGAAGGGCGAATGAAACAATTACAAAGGTTTTCATCTTGGACCAATAGTGCAAAAGTTTTCTTGAGTGCAATTAATGATTTGTGCATATGA
- a CDS encoding Wzz/FepE/Etk N-terminal domain-containing protein: MEKEMDLVALCRYIWLRRYFVCKVAVAGVILGVIIALSIPKEYSTKVQLLPYASKNDRADKNASFASMLGLTVNNSSLEDIALDFYPVVVKSTPFLVDLAQMKVVPNGLSEMSLFEYITKEQKKPWWNSMLKLFGKLFFSTRLESDENSNLNWDPFYYTYWQEMYLDVMNDKIEVWVEKKSGLVNIEVDMQDPLVAALIADSTINKLQTYVSSIQKAKMLNDMGYAEKMYNQAKYNYEVAKDRQGTISRGQIELEMSLNLCNMLARQYEMLQAKVTEERTLFSIIEPAKVALNADKPNRKVIVFVFTFLFIFSGIIWLILKRVFARD; this comes from the coding sequence ATGGAAAAAGAAATGGATTTAGTAGCTTTATGTAGATATATTTGGTTGAGGCGCTATTTTGTATGTAAGGTTGCAGTTGCTGGAGTTATATTAGGGGTGATAATTGCTTTAAGTATACCTAAAGAATACAGTACAAAAGTTCAATTACTTCCTTATGCCTCTAAAAATGACCGTGCAGACAAGAATGCTTCTTTTGCGTCAATGTTAGGTTTAACAGTTAATAATTCTTCCCTAGAAGATATTGCCTTAGATTTTTATCCTGTTGTTGTAAAAAGTACTCCTTTTTTAGTAGATTTAGCACAAATGAAGGTTGTTCCTAATGGTTTATCTGAAATGAGTCTTTTTGAATATATAACAAAGGAGCAAAAGAAGCCTTGGTGGAATTCGATGTTAAAATTATTTGGGAAATTATTCTTTTCAACACGTCTAGAATCAGATGAAAATAGTAATTTGAATTGGGATCCTTTTTATTATACCTATTGGCAGGAAATGTATCTTGATGTGATGAATGATAAAATAGAGGTTTGGGTAGAGAAAAAAAGTGGTTTGGTAAATATCGAAGTTGACATGCAAGATCCTCTTGTTGCTGCATTGATTGCGGATAGTACCATTAATAAACTTCAAACTTATGTTTCGAGCATTCAAAAAGCAAAAATGTTGAATGATATGGGGTATGCAGAAAAAATGTACAATCAAGCTAAATATAATTATGAAGTGGCGAAAGATAGGCAGGGAACTATTAGTCGTGGTCAAATTGAGCTAGAAATGTCATTGAACCTGTGTAATATGCTTGCTCGACAGTATGAAATGTTGCAAGCAAAGGTTACAGAGGAACGTACATTGTTTTCTATAATTGAACCTGCAAAGGTTGCATTAAATGCAGATAAGCCTAATAGAAAAGTAATTGTTTTTGTCTTTACTTTCCTTTTCATTTTTAGTGGGATTATTTGGTTAATACTGAAAAGGGTCTTTGCGAGAGATTAA
- a CDS encoding glycosyltransferase, translated as MEKRKVLIVSCTKFYGGGEIFVSRVFPQLEEYYDFFYQVRSKELYEILPSEYKFFVEHEVSFKREIAFARKLIRQYKIDIVVLNGNRAIYMAPFLPNCVRKIAYKHSSAASTMFIKKGIYHVLITLGFLCSDKIVGVSRMVVDEIRGFNSKKLVIYNGVRILNENRLIKPIDKEIKIVYVGRLEREKGIIEALAAVRQLSCPVRFYVAGTGVLEDVLRSEVESEKLENVYLLGNVTNVYELLFDCDIFILPSYYEAISLSILEAMACGLPVLATKVGGIPEAVEENVTGILVPPMNVSFLKQGLEKLVMDVSLRQRMGQAGRKRAKNYFNIEGTLASIRALLKNI; from the coding sequence ATGGAAAAACGAAAAGTGTTAATAGTTAGTTGTACAAAGTTTTATGGTGGGGGAGAGATTTTTGTGAGTAGAGTTTTTCCTCAATTAGAAGAGTATTATGACTTTTTTTATCAAGTAAGGAGTAAAGAATTGTACGAGATATTACCTTCTGAATATAAATTTTTTGTTGAACATGAGGTTTCCTTTAAGCGAGAAATCGCATTTGCGAGAAAATTGATTCGACAATACAAAATAGATATTGTTGTTTTGAATGGGAATCGTGCTATATATATGGCTCCTTTCTTGCCTAATTGTGTGCGTAAAATTGCTTATAAGCATAGTAGTGCCGCTTCTACGATGTTTATTAAGAAAGGGATTTATCATGTCTTGATAACGTTAGGATTTTTGTGTAGTGATAAGATTGTTGGAGTTTCTCGGATGGTTGTTGATGAGATAAGAGGATTTAATTCTAAAAAACTTGTTATTTATAATGGAGTAAGGATTCTAAATGAAAATAGATTGATAAAACCTATAGATAAAGAGATTAAAATTGTTTATGTAGGACGTTTAGAACGGGAAAAGGGAATAATTGAGGCTTTAGCGGCAGTAAGACAATTGTCCTGTCCTGTTCGTTTTTATGTGGCAGGAACGGGAGTTTTAGAAGATGTATTGAGGTCTGAAGTTGAGAGTGAGAAATTAGAAAATGTATATTTGTTGGGTAATGTGACAAATGTTTATGAGCTACTTTTTGATTGCGATATTTTTATTTTACCAAGTTATTATGAGGCAATTTCTCTTTCAATATTAGAAGCTATGGCGTGTGGGCTTCCTGTTTTGGCAACGAAAGTAGGAGGTATTCCTGAGGCTGTGGAGGAGAATGTAACCGGAATTCTTGTTCCTCCCATGAATGTGAGTTTTTTGAAACAAGGATTGGAAAAGTTAGTAATGGATGTATCTTTGCGTCAGCGAATGGGGCAGGCTGGGAGAAAAAGGGCTAAAAACTATTTTAATATTGAGGGTACTTTAGCATCTATTCGTGCGCTTTTAAAAAACATATAA